TTCCGCAAAGGGTTAAAGTCCATCTTTGGGGGTTGTTCATGTTTCAGCCCATGGAATAAAATGGGAAAGCTAACAACGAAACGTGACTGAAAATGTGGAATGTGGGGATATTTTCCCGACTACTACTGACTTTTCCCGACTGCCATCGATTGTGAACTCATCCCCAGGTAGGAAAACACGCACAATGTCTGAATTCCAACTAAAAAGTGTTTTCGAAAAAAGCAAGTTGGGctgtgtaaataattaaagagcTTTTCGCTTATGTTGACTTTAATGTAGCCATTTTCCACTCAGCGCCTTGCTACTTGCTTATTCGTTTCATTTTCTTGATCTTTGGACAATTTAAAGATTTATGCCATTTTATCATCTGCTGAATTGTTGACATCCTGCCCCACTGGTACTTTGTTGATTTCTGCGCAGGAGAATGCAAAATGAAACTGAATAATAATCCGGGGCAAATGGAATTGCCGGACGGGTGGAAAGAAGGGAAAGCTTACGGAATAAGAGAATGGGAATATGGAAAAATTTGTGAATCGCTTTTGACAATTTAAAACTCGCAGGGGGGTTTCCTCTTCCTTTCGACGAAAGGGGTTGTATAACcagattgcgtatacgcagcgttttccacaaataataaatgcacAAATAAAGCAACAGGCCCGGCAAACCGAAGGCCAGACCACAGGATATGGCCACTGTGTTGGGGGGTCCCTCTAAAACTTCATACTATTCCCTTGATTTTCCACCCGGCTTTCCACCATTTCCTTGCATTTCCCCCGATGGCTCGTGGCTTTGTTTTGACCGCAACCTTCATTCAACTGCCGTATGCCACGTATGCCACCGACAGTTAATAGCCCCCCCTTTCGTATAACAAGTAGGAGAATTATTATACATGAAATGGGTTTGGCGTGCGGAAATTATAAAGCGAAATATAAAGTATCCCTGCCAATTAGCCCCATTAAAATGCGCCAttagaaattatttaagtgCCCATCATCAAGAGTTGAATTATGCATTTGCCTCGCGTTCTGTAACTGATATTTTTTCTTGTCTTTTCAGGTAAGTTGTATTCACACACAATGGCcaacataaatttataatggtaatatatgaaacattaaacattaacatctacaaaaatgaaaatcgaactagcaaaatttattacatttatttttcaagaatTTTAAAGGTTACTACACAGGAGTTTTTCCCAGCAGGCAATCAATTAATGAGTATCCTTCGCGCTCcgcgaaattaattaatttccgtTGATACTCCCACCCACTCCACAaacattcatttcatttgcgtTTTTCCCCCCTCTATTCAAAGTGGCGGGGaggggaaaaacaataaaatggcCACAGAAAAGTGTAAATCATATAACATCAATTTTCATTAGATCGCTGACAGGCGGATGGGCATTTTTCGGGACTTTGGTGGCCATTTAGTTGATTTGACTACAGACAAAGGCATCGTAAATATGGAAATACACTGAACTCtagtaaaaactaaataagtCTGTAGTTTAGGTGATTTTTTTCTatcaataattattaataattactGAACAAGTCgtaaaactcaaaaaatagatttattatgatatatatactttatatatttatattatataattgtatatattatattggcttatttaattgaattttacatttattttgctttttttttttgtctaattccatttaattcaGTGGTTTTCCGAAACGGCatgcaataatttaaaatacatttctttAGCTCctgtgaaaatataataattgcaAGTCCCCATTTGGTATTTTACGCATTACCACAGCCATTAATTTTGATCATTTCCCAAGACCACGACCCTGggtgttctttttttctgtttttttttttttctaaattttgttttgtcttgggTGAGAGGCAcaagaaaattaattgcatacaAATAGGCGTCAGCAGTTGGGTTCTAggtaaataaattagttttaggGGCTGTTGCGGAGATGTACAGCTTTTGAGGGGGAGCGAGGGGCGGCGACCAtcaggtgggtggtgggtgggtggatggTTTTTCCGGCACATGCCGAAAAGCGAcaggcaaacaacaacaagttaAAGCTTTAACGGATGCGACCGCATTGGTGGGAAAATGCGGCGAAAGCAGCTGGGAAATGGGTGGTGAGTGTAAGTGAGTACGCACTTGGAAAATCCTCTCGGGCAGATGCGCCTGGGAAAATGTCATCAAGTGGCAAAGAGCGCGCCAAGATAAGCTAACTGAATATGCCATGAGGTGAAAGCTAAAGTAAGAAATGATATTGATTGACAGTGAAAACTCCGTATATGAGATATAGAGCACTTTAAGTGGATAATTCATACGAAATAGAACACATTCTATGGAAATGCCTACATTTTAACGGCTATTTTGGCCGCTCAATTTTCCGCGCTTGCCAATTAGCTGGCACTCTACTTGCGCAGGTTTTATGCAATTTCGCAGTTTCACGAAAGTGCAACAAAGTTTTTCCATCACGCTTTAGAGCATTTCGAGTTCGTTAAACTTTGTTTTGAAGTTTGCGCCTGACTTTTGTGTCAATGTCGCCAATGCTGAGATTAAAGAGCAGCTGAACTGagacatgaaaatgaaaatgaaactgacactgattcagattcagatacagatacagatactgaaCGCTATGGAACGAAAGGAACGAAGATGGAAATGCCGGAATGTCTCCGTCATCGCTCGCCCCATTTTCctcatttatttcatttcattccatttcaatttcgcgCTCATTTCATGCatatgattttaattttagctaAACAGATGTATGTGTGCAAGGACATTGGCTGGGTTTTCCTTGGCCCTGCCCAGATTTTACCGCCCCTCCTTGGATTTTCTCGCACATTTTGCTTGGCTTGTAATTGAATTCGTTCTGTCGAGAAGTGAAAATGGAATTGCCAGCCCGTCAAAATGACTGTATCTGCTCATATATCAGCCAGCTTATACACTGCGAACAAGCATGAGTGGGTTgttaaaattttgaaatcaaaGTTTTGAAGTGctttctattattatttgccattattttcatattGCCTATGGAAATAGTGATAATAGTAGAAAGAATTGATAAATTTGCTAGGGAATTTGCTTGCCTTTCTCGCTGTGCACGTCTATTTATCCGCCTGCGTGTGAGCGGACATATGGACTCCCAGTGACAGCTGTCAAGCGGCAGGTGGACCCGCTCGACCCGCTCCTCCACCCAAGAACCCAAGTCAACCAACGAAGTTGGAAGCCAACAAATCATAAATGCCATTGCAAGGAGCAACACAGATGGTGTGGTCAGGAGAAGGTCGGCGAAGTGGAGCGGGGAAGGTGGGGGCAGTAAGAAAAGTGGCGAAAGGAGCAGCAAGGACATCGTGTTGTTGTGGCAAACTGTTGCACAAAATACCATTGCACACTTTTGCGGACAGGTGTCCAATTCCGGCGGAATGTCGGAATCCGGACAATTCGCAAGTCCAAAGTAGCGGGGCAAAATATAATTACCCAAAACGAAGTAGTGAGagtttttgggtggtttttcAGAATAGTACATCTACAAAGTACATATACTTACGAACAAACAGTTCTTGCTAAGGATTTCCCTTCCCTTATTTCTGCCAGTGTCCTTTTGTGATGGAAACAGGACAACATCTTGAGAGCCGTTCCCCTAGTTGAGCAGCTAGCAGGATAATCAAGCTTAGCCAGGAGCGGGAAGAATTTACGACTGTTGACAATGTGTACGAAAGTTGCGTCACTTTTTACAGCTGCCCAGAAATGAAACGACGTGTGAAAGTTACGGACAGGGGGAGGATGGGGTGGCATGTTTACACGGGGAGTGGGATTCTGAGGCATCCGGAGCTCCGGGACCCGCACTAAATTTATGCAGACTGCTTGGGAATTTacaactatttttatgaagcCAAGCGGGTGTCCTTGGACAGAACTCGAACAACTTTACGACAGCAACACGCCCGAATATCCTGAAAGGATAACTAGAACAGGAGCCCACACATGTACAGCACACATATAGAACTTGAAAACGAGCTGCAACTATTGGTTTTCGACCCAAAAAGGATTAGGAAATTGATTTCGAAATCAATCAATGCAGAATAAGCAGGAAATATTTCGCCGGCtggcaattttattaaaacttttatacCAATTCGTTTTCGTTCGAAGAAAACGGAACAATTTAAGTAAgttcaaatgcaaaaaagtcaaactatatatttatttaaatagcaCACAAAGCAATTGTTTGTAACACTTGAGAGCAACTTGCAAATCGCCTCAGTcacttgtttatttaattttctgaattcatttatttaatttctccTGCCCTGTTAAATTTCATCATATTTTCTCTGATTTTCGCTTCGTATTCGCCATAAAAGCGATTGGATTgcccataaaaaatataccacatcggcaaataaaaagcagtACTGGAATATGGTTTTCTGGCATAAAAAGTGGTTTAAGAAGCTCTCGGCCACTCGCAAACTGCCCTCTGCGCCAATCCCCAAAAAATTTGTACACATTTAGACACgcatgcaaatggcaaattcGCCAGTTCGTCAAATTAAGCCATTTGTATGCCCGGCAGAGGCTCTTactccattttcattttcccacACATTTCAACAGGCTTGAAACCTTGCACTCAAAGAAACTCTCTATGTTGTTCATCTCTAAGCTCTAATTTGAGTTTGATATTATTTTCCAGTGTAATGTTTGTTCTTATTTTGATAACCAGGCCATTTGTGGCAGCCTCTGGGTGACAAGATCCAGCCACATTATGATGAGGCCAAGTCGGAGTCGAAACATGTCACCATTTACCTCGTAAGGATGGGCAATCTGCTCGAACATTACCCCTTTATTATTAAGCTGAGAAAAAtgttatttgctttttaatggTGTAAACAGTTTGGTCGTCAGTGGAATTAGAAATATCATTTGTTtgggaaatgtgaaaataaaCATCGAAAACTTTCTGCAGCGCCGTTGGGAAATTTTTTCTAATCGAAGAGTGCATTTCAAGTGCTTCAACTTGAATAATGATGATGCATCCATCCACTCAGAAATGTAGCAATCCAGCTGCGGTAGTCTCGGTTACTTTGGAAAATCCCTAAAATGCAGCTCAAAGCCGCTTTAATTGTGTTTCATGGGCCATGAGGGTTGGGCAAAAGGCCATTAATTTCGACCCAAAAACATGGCCATAGAAACATGGCCAGAAGAGAGCAGTTCGCATCAGCTCGATCTATTAATAGAGGGTGAAAGGGGTGAGGCTTGGGTTATTGATTTTCAGTCAGCCGCAAACAAATGTGGTTTACCtgggtaaaaaaataaaaaaaaaaaagaaaaggaaaaaaaaacaaaggaacggaacggaaagagatggaaaatgtttgcctCGTGTGTGGGTTTGTGCACTAAAATAGACCAATGGCAAGGGGAAAATGTGTGGGCGGGGGCAGGTGTTAATTTTAAAGTATTGACCAAAATGCCGGGCTTACCTTCTCAATTAAGAAACCGTTAAAAGGTAAATCCATCAGACAACAAACGCATggcattgcatttaattgcacattaagtgacattaaatatttcattaaataattaaaactaaataatgcACGGAGCGCCGACTAAAGATATGCAAACACGTTAATTATACATTCCGGGTCGGCTTGCCAACATAACGGAGTCCTTGGGGCTCGCCTAATAGattaattcaataataattatgaTAGTTAGCTGGCGCAGATTTCAATAGGAGTGACACGCTAACTACATACTagttatatgtataatattacCCATTAATCCGTGGTCTTGTCTGCGGAATTGCGTGCATTAAAATGTTCCAAAAAGTATACATACGCGTACATATAATCACTTTGTTTGCGGTGCggtgtgtttgttgttgttgaaggTCCAACTAACCCATGACCCCGTGCCACGCTCACCTGTCAACGCATTGAGTGCATGGCATTCTGACCCCAAGACGTGCAAAGGAAAATTGCCGGAAAAGCGGGAGGGTAAAGAATTGACGTGTTGGCAAATAATGGTAATAAGTTAGTATTTTATTGCTAAGAAACGGGAAGCACTCAGAATTGAAACGGCCAAAATATAGATAATTACATTTTGCCTTTAAGCTATAAATTGCTTTGAAATTTAGGATCAGTGGCAGAGAGTTGTTTAAAATATAGCATAAATTTCATAAGTACACCTGCTGCTGACTCATTCCGTTAAATCCTTGCTAAGTCCCCCTAATTCTTCGTATCCCCGGAATCGTTTTTATTCGAATTCTCTTAAATGTGGCAGAGATTAGCCGGGGCTAAATCCACTGATGATGAACAGTTGTAAATGTCGCAATCGCTGTCAAATTGCTGGGGAAACCGAAAGATTGATGATGTTGACTGAGAGAAGGGCGGGTGATAAAGGGAATAATTAGCCCAGCTGAAAGTTATTCAACCTCTTTTTCCCCGGAATTCGGGACATGCCGCAGTCGTCCCATTGAATTGAAGCCAAGTCGGCGTGGATAGCCTGGAAAATTGATCCTTATTGTATTGGAGGCGGCTTTTTGGGTCTTGCATTTGATTGATGCATAGACGAGGCGCGGTgctaattgattgattgattgacatCGATTGAAATGCCAGCATAATTGGAGTCACCTTACCAGGAATTTCGAAATTCGGCGACAAATATCCCGGGCGAGAACGAAAATCTCAGTGGGTGTCGTCTCTGGCCGAAAGACGAAAGGTTATAgagacacaaacacacaccgaGTGGCACAATTAGGACGCAATTCAAACAGCCGGCAGACATGTCAAAAGTTCCTTTATTGGTTTAGCACATTCAGGAAATGGCAAAGGCAATGCCAGCAAAATAACATAACAAAACAGGacaggaaaaaaaaggaaggaaatcctggcaaaaaaacaaaactagaaCTGAACTGAAGTTGAGGGTGTATTCAAAGATAGGTCAAGTAGACAATTTGagaaattgttaataaatcTACATCTAGTTTACAGATGCAGATATGTAGATAACAGAATTTCACAATACTGCAAACATTATTAACATTCTATTGCAGGGTATTGAAAATTTGCCAAAACCAAAGGAGGTCAGAGGAAATTTCTCTATCCATCTCCAATCctccacttccgtttccccTCCCACTTTGCCCCTCCATATCCGCCTGTCTGTCTATCTGTCTATTTGTCTGTCTGCGTGTCTTTTGCCTGTCTGCGTTGGCATGTACACAACATGCGGGCTTTGAATCTGCACCGAGAGAAATTGCCCAGCTTTTCCACTTTGAGATTTATATTGTGCATTTGATCGCTTAGATATAAGTAGAAAACGTTTTCTTCAAGCAATATACGTCGTTTATTTGAACGCTTGATTGTTAACTAGTATATTTTCCGAGTGAAGGGATGCCGATGTCGTGTCCGCCTGTCTGTTTTCTGTCTTGGCCAGCACGCAGAGCCTTGACCACACCTACGACctgaccacgcccaccacaAACGCCGCCCTTAAGGTTGGCAAAAAGCAGAAGGACGAACCCAGaaaaaccgaaagaaaaacaacattCTGCTAACTGATTAAATTTATGCGCCCTTTGCATACGAATTCGGAAGGCAAGCCagagaaaaaaccaaattagcCAAAGCAATTTGGCCAGAAGTACGAGGGAAGTGGGAGAAGCTAAACTAATTGTTTCTCGTAGGACCTTTTCTTAGAAGACTTTAAGCAGCCTCAAGTGTAACTAAGTTGAGGCAACTGAACAACAGTAGCATTGCCAATAAAAATGGTCTTGAACTTGACTTACTTGAGTTAATTAAGGCagaataaagttaaataagtGAATAAGTGAATACTTATTCGAACATTAGAACATTATCGTTTTGAAACCCAAGCAATGTTTATAATATCTTAACATCTCCTGGAATTTCGATAAAGAAAGAACTGCTAAGTATTCAGTTGACTTTCGTATTATCCGTCACAGCCACACACTTGTTGATTTAAGTCCCCCCTTTTATACTTATTTTCCCCCACTAAGACACTTGTCTCTCTCGTCAGCTCTCAAATTTAAGCTTCACAGCTGGCAGCCATTGTgagacgaaaaaaaaaaacgaaaaagaaatcTGTGGAGCTGAAGAACATAAAATTACCCAACATATCCACGGAGCTTATAGTATGTTCAAATTTCTCGTGGCCTCAAgtatttgcaaaataataaGCAGTAAGCTGAATTTCGGAAGAATTGGGCGCTGgtacaataacaataataagaGAGCAGAAAACCACGAGAAAAGCATAAAAAGTACGGAATAACCGACATGAACAAACAAGGAGTAATTGTATGCCCGTctctttccacgcccacaTAGCCGTCCCTTTCTTCTGGGTGGTTTATGGGCGAAACACATTTATTCGTATTATTCGTGTGCATGTGCGTACGTACGTACGTATAATATACATGAGTCACGTCGAGCATATCAACATCAATGGTCACAAAGCGCATCATATCAATATACATAAGTACAGTTTGTCCTCGGGGAAACGAACAGGATATAGGATGTACATTAAATGAagcaatgcaataaataacTTCGGTCTAACTTTATTTGAGATTATACCCAGCAATTTAAGGCACTTATGTTTTTGACTATTCCAAATAAGGGGAAATTTTGAAGTTATCGCAGAAGTTTTTACACTGCAGTTGCCTTTTGGCAACCACTGTCTCTAGTCCCCTCTCGCTTCCACCTTTGTCTCTTTCTAACGCTCCTTTATTTGTCAGAAGACGAATGTCACCATCACGCATATTTCTCGTTTCTTTTTCTTACTCCCGCTTTTTGCGCCTCCCTGTCGTTTCGCTGGAGAAATGAAGGAGCAACAATGTTTCTCATACTCACACACATTCCATTTCCAAggatatgtgtgcatatgtgtACGCATTATAAAGAACTGAAAGACTTGAGAACAATATAGGTGGTTCCTAAATGTATGCGCCACATAGTAACGCCGTATTGCTTTCAATATGATAAACTTACCAAGCGTATTGTGCATTCGAAGGGAGATCGCAGGGAGAAACTCGACTATCAGGTACCTGTTACTCGGATGGTGGGTGCGACCACTGGGTCATAACCACGTTTTATGCGCTCGAATCGCTGATGGGCTTCGGTGGTCGAGGTCTCCGATtcggattgggaatgggataCAATGAGTACTGCAAACGGAATGGGGCAGCTTGatggcttttgccttttgccttttgcttgCGTGGTCCTTCAACTTGTTGCTTTTTTATTGCAGCCCGTGCGACGAGGGTGGGCATGACTTCCTTTCTGGGCGTAACTTCAACCCTTCACCCttggagcaacaacaatagcaatcAAGCTAACCGATTCAGTGCACTCGAATGGTGCCGTTAAATGAAAGTCTTGCCCCTTCCATCCgaattttgttgctgccacaaataaattgaaagtgcttttgaatatttttcatgCAATTACCgggaatatattaaatttgccGATCCGAGGATCAACGGAGAgtgttggaaaaaaaaaagttgaaagtCCTGTCTAGGCCGGAATAAGTGGATTCCCAATCGGCTTCCAGTCTAACCCCTGTTGCGCCTGCGCTGGGCGCGCCTGCGGGCGGCGCGACGCCTCCTGCGTTCGGCACGACGCTTCCTGCGAGCGGCTTTCCTCCTCCTGGCGGCAGCCTTCTTcttggaggagctgctggagctggaggacgAGCTGCTGGAACTGGTGGACgaatcgctgctgctgctgctggcctcGGTGGTgtccgaggaggaggaggaggaggacgaggtggTCGAAGTGCTACTGCCCGCAACGGTGGTGGACtcggtgctggtgctggtttCCGTGGAACTGCCCGTGCCCGAAGTGCTGTACAGGGCACAGATCAGTACGACTGCGAATAGCAGCCAGTGGAGCTTCATATTGAGTCAGAGTTAATCGAAAGACTGGATGGTCTAGTCCAGGCTCCGTTTACCCTATTTATAGGTGCCAATGGGCCTCTCTGCGTCATTGAGGCCTAACAATGTTAACAAAACAACATGCGTTAGAGCGAATTcggatttttttgtttgttttttatgtggTGACACTCGCTCTTTAACAGCTATTTGCACAAATGCCGACTATTTGCCCGGCCAAAAGTCGCAATTATATTAAGCAAGCATGCGCCAACATATTTCGCATTGCCCGCGTACTATTTACTAATTTTGTTCTGCGGGGAATCTTCATTCATCGATTTCGCAGCCATATTCATTGATCAAATTTCGTTGTGCACAGGTGAACATCTGCCAGTGTTGGGTCTGACTTTAAACAAAGGGGTGTTGTCAAACAAAAAGGCCAATTTACGCGGCATTGAATGTGAACTTTGTTTGTTATATATTAGAAGAATGAAACGTTTCGAGGTGCCAGCACATAtgttttaaagtattttttgaagattaaatatttgtctttaaatatttaaatacacaaacaTCCCCCGATCAAGTTAACGGAGTTCCAATTGAAAGCAATCAATATAATCTCGAAATCGTTCCTTAAAACTATcgacaaaatatttcagaaaCATAAAAGTCACTTAAGCtgttgaaaaaaaatgagacTCATTCAACTTTATGTGAACAATTCAGTAAGTTTGCCATTCTTTTTCCCAGATTTATAAAATACTCTGaagtaaacaattaaatatttagctaCAGCTCTTAGCAGCTTCGttcgcttgtttgttttctgtgcATTGTAGTAAATGTTCCTTCcaaaaacggaaacggaaatgaaaatatgagtGAAATAGGAAAATGGCACTGGATATTCCCAATGCAACTTTAACTTGAACGATAACGAGCTGTGGTTGCTGGGGCTGCTGAGGCTGCTGGCTTTCCATCAATTagaatcaatcaatcaacgTGCATAATTAAACTGCTCATTAGGCCCAAAGTAACGCCGGCAATCCACAGGCGGTCTCAGATTCCACAGACGGCTCGAAAACCAAGTGAAATGGCCACATGGCAGCGCCTGGATAAATCAAACTAACTCCCACCTTCAAGCCCACACCATATGGGTCCACGTGTCGCATTTTCCTGCCCATGCAAGTTGGTTTTCATCCTCGTATTTGCGTATTTAATTGGCCCAAACAAACGCGCGCACACTACAGAGGGAAATTTCTGGCTTGCAATGCATATGACTGCCTGTCAGTATTTTGcgaatttgtttggcaaattaCGTCGGCAAT
This Drosophila simulans strain w501 chromosome X, Prin_Dsim_3.1, whole genome shotgun sequence DNA region includes the following protein-coding sequences:
- the LOC27206367 gene encoding osteocalcin 2 produces the protein MKLHWLLFAVVLICALYSTSGTGSSTETSTSTESTTVAGSSTSTTSSSSSSSSDTTEASSSSSDSSTSSSSSSSSSSSSSKKKAAARRRKAARRKRRAERRRRRAARRRAQRRRNRG